In Argopecten irradians isolate NY chromosome 11, Ai_NY, whole genome shotgun sequence, one DNA window encodes the following:
- the LOC138335780 gene encoding homeobox protein Hmx-like, which translates to MSSDEDSPNMEPTGQERKTSKSFFIDDILTKDTESEAKRKSTESNYSPYKCLRSYGQQSPSGNCYESPTSCACRSCQELRERTPPSSYVTGGTTSRVTVSDSNHAEICSTKLQNELNSPNTSPHTNGSAKLKKKTRTVFSRAQIFYLEAAFDAKRYLSSAERAELALTLHLSETQVKVWFQNRRNKWKSQMAEDSKFPNHQEPSHLFPGHPLAPRCHMGLGPIPPSPHLLNHPMLYF; encoded by the exons ATGAGTAGTGACGAAGATTCACCAAATATGGAACCAACGGGCCAAGAACGGAAAACAAGCAAATCTTTCTTCATAGATGACATTCTAACAAAAGATACGGAATCAGAAGCCAAACGTAAAAGTACGGAATCCAACTACAGTCCTTACAAGTGTCTCCGGTCATACGGTCAGCAATCGCCATCTGGAAACTGCTAtg AAAGCCCCACATCATGTGCCTGCAGATCATGCCAGGAACTTAGAGAGCGAACGCCACCGTCAAGTTACGTCACCGGGGGAACGACGTCACGCGTGACTGTATCGGACTCCAATCACGCAGAAATATGTAGCACCAAACTCCAGAATGAACTCAACTCACCAAATACTAGTCCACACACAAACGGAAGTGCTAAACTGAAGAAAAAGACAAGAACTGTGTTTTCAAGAGcacaaatattttatcttgaagcAGCATTTGACGCCAAACGTTACCTGTCGAGTGCAGAAAGGGCAGAGCTAGCGCTTACACTTCATCTATCAGAAACACAAGTGAAAGTGTGGTTCCAAAATAGACGCAACAAGTGGAAATCACAAATGGCAGAAGATAGCAAATTCCCTAACCATCAGGAGCCGAGCCATTTGTTTCCTGGTCATCCATTAGCTCCCAGATGTCACATGGGGTTAGGACCAATCCCCCCATCACCACATCTGCTGAACCACCCCATGCTGTACTTTTGA